Proteins encoded by one window of Mustela erminea isolate mMusErm1 chromosome 7, mMusErm1.Pri, whole genome shotgun sequence:
- the WFDC2 gene encoding WAP four-disulfide core domain protein 2 has translation MPACRPGPLAVVLLLGLLLLGLPRVPGGEAEKPGVCPQLQADLNCTQECLSDAQCADNLKCCQAGCATICHLPNEKQGSCPKVNTDFPQLGLCQDQCQVDSQCPGLLKCCYNGCGKVSCVTPVF, from the exons ATGCCCGCCTGCCGCCCGGGTCCCCTCGCCGTCGTCCTCCTCCTCGGCCTGCTGCTGCTCGGCCTCCCCCGGGTCCCAG GCGGAGAAGCGGAGAAGCCCGGCGTGTGCCCCCAGCTACAGGCCGACCTAAACTGCACGCAGGAGTGCCTCTCTGACGCCCAATGCGCCGACAACCTCAAGTGCTGCCAGGCCGGCTGCGCCACCATCTGCCACCTGCCCAACG aaaAGCAGGGTTCCTGCCCCAAGGTGAACACTGACTTCCCCCAGCTCGGCCTTTGCCAGGACCAGTGCCAGGTGGACAGCCAGTGTCCTGGCCTGTTGAAATGCTGCTACAATGGTTGTGGGAAGGTGTCCTGTGTCACTCCTGTCTTCTGa